The region GGAGCCAAAGGGTTATTCAAATTACGACAGCAAGCAAGTTAAAAAGTAGACCGGCACTATTTGTTGGAAAGTCCAGATTGGCATGCCTCCTCTGTACTTGTCTTTATTGAAAGAAGTAAAGTGCTTTGTTTTGAATTGGATGTCGATGAAAATCACTGAGCGgcctctgctctcctctctgGTGACGTTGCCTTCCTCTGTGGAGATCCTGAAAACAAAGACAGTTGACCGACATGTCATCTGGAACGGCTGAAAGACGGAAAGAACTGAAGGAATCTGGAGGTGCGCACCTGTTTCTGATAAGGTTAATCGATTCAGTTCCTCCTCTAGCACGTCAGCGGTAACATGCAAGTGGCCGCGGGGTACGTCAGGCAGAGGACTGAGGATCTGCTCACCGGCGGGACCCAGGCGGTTCGTTGGGACTGCAGGTAGACCTGATGTGTTCACATCTGGCTCTGACTCATCCAGCAACGCTTTCAGCTCCTTCTCCAACTCGTCCATGTCTTCATCTACTGACAGAATGCATAATACGTCAATAAACTGATCACTCGTTATTAGACTTATCGTGTAGAagtgttggggggggggggatgacTGCAAAGCACAAGAaagttctatttttattttttgcaaaaaagcaGCCGTTAGAATTATAAGCACAAAAAAACGCTACAATGGTCCAACAAATCCATTGTTCTTCAAATTCATGGAATTTCACGACTTGGTGGACTACTATGTTCTGCAAGTTatgcttaaaaatacaaacagtatGTTACCGacacataaacaacaaaaacatgtataATAAAGATGGCATTTATAATTGGGGAGGATCAgaagtaaaaaaacacaaagtcagaaCTAAACAAATGGAACAATCCATCTAAAGAAACTACAAAGActatacatttttacttttaagaaaatattaaaatataatatgcTAAAATGAGACACATTGAGACAACACTTTACTGAGTCAAGTGCACAGTAAAGCACTTGACTTTACTGAGCAagaagattttttcttttttaatacaccgttttatgtattaaaaaataccacaaaaacACCAATAATGATCCCTGTTGTGTTGTAACAGGGATCATTATTGGTGGTTGATTGGTGCTTAATTCCTTATGTTATAGTAAATGTACTTTtgagagaaacatttgtttacatttacatgtgACATGATCCCATTAtgctaaaaatgaataaaataaataataacgtaaaagaaaattaaaccaaGTAGGAACAGAACGACTTACCTGCAGCAGTTACACCACTGGAAATGGTTTGATTCACCTCATCTTGCGTGTCGCATAACTGTTAATATGGAACAGGAGCccataaaaaaatgataaaaatctaataaataatcGAAATATATAAGTTCCTGTCTTAACGACGGCTGCGTACCTCCTGGATCTGATCCACCAGGCTCTCGGCGCGCTCCACAGTCACATCTTTAAGCGACATCCTCAGAGCAGACACTCCAGCCTGGTAGGCCTGCATAACCTGCACACACACCAGAACACACCCTTTACCCAATGAAGGAAAACTTCGTTACAGAAGACATGTGGACGTCTAAGATTTAAGGCCCTTCATACCATCTTATCGGTTTGCGACTGCGCTATTCGTTCCAGGATTCCCCTGATGGTCTCCAGCTTGGCGAACAAGCTGTCTGCTCTCTTCTCCACTCTCTTCCGGCCTCTCAAACACCTCAGCGCCTTGGAGACAGAAATTCAACTTAAACGGCTGCTGTGATTTCGAAGGTCGAGTctcaaagtttctgtttataatgACCTGTGTTTTCTTCCCGTCTCGCAGCAGAATTCTTGCTTCCTCTTTGCACCTAGAAATCATTTTTAAGAGTgcaatttagtaaaaaaaaaaaaaaaaggtagagaTAAATTACTAATGCACCAAACCTGCGGCTCTTTGCACAGGTTTGGTGCGTCCTGTAAGACGCACAGGAATACTTCAAAGCTATGAATTTATTATTGTGATAGCATAATCCTGCagtgaaaacattgaaaactcCTCTGTCCCCAAAAAgcaacctttattttttttcctgaaaattaATTGCTTAATCATCAGaatcatcaataaaataatcaactaTTGAAATTATCTTTAGTTGCGGCACTAAAAAAGTACAGGAATAAAGACTGAGCTTTTTCACAACAATCACTTCTGGTAAGTCTTGTAAAACAAAGGATGAACATGTGGAAAAGCAAATTATGCTCAGTGTCAAGTCTGATAGTGGACCTGCGATGCTGTGGGACACTTTCCTTTGCAAAAGCCTCAGCAAAGTGCATGTTATCCTTAAGCCACATTaaagtgcaaatatattttatttaattactgaATTACAAAAACATATCTTCAATTTGTTTTCTCAGGGCAatttaaaggttgtttttttcagtatttttcattGTGAGATTATGCTAAACAACAAGCATCCAAATCTAACCCTCTGCATTTGGCTCTCTTGAATTAAAGTAATTCGCACTTCGTATACAAGAACTAGACGTCTAACAGGAATGTTCATGTCTAAGATCAACCTGTCAGCCTCCAGGCTCAGTTTCTGCACACGCTCTTCCAGAAGTTTCTCGCTGCGCTGCAGCTGGTAGATCCCGATGTCTACGTCACTAACCGGAGACACACGATCCTGTCCTGGCTGACAAAACTTCACAAtctggaaaacagaagaaatcaggTACGTCTTCATGAATCGTACAAAGTACTTGTGttgtattttaaaactttttagttGCCTTTGATTAGAGCTGCACAAcatatgaaaaacaatattctgTCACCGCGTATTATGAAGCACTGCCTAGATTGCAGTACGTGTTAGCTAATAATTGAATGCTACTCATTcagactgtttatttttgtcatatatCTGGTGCCACTTGTTGTAAAGAGTTCCTGAGGGTAAATAGTTAAGTAAATAGTTCATTAAGAAACTATAACTAATTTGTTTAGCAGAGTTACAATAAAACTTCCTTGTTCAGACAGAAATATTGACCATCTGTGTTCTGCTATCGACCTAAAACAGAAAGATAATAATCACATCACTGTGGTGACATTCTTGAATCATGTTTTCCTAACATCATGCAGCCCCAACagtgattattttctgttttaccttCTCTCCCTCGTGCAAGGAAACTATGACCAGCTTGTccttctgcagctgcagcagagccaTGCACAGGGTGCTTTCATCAGCGCAGATGTTGGAGGCGAGAGTGTACAGCTCTTGAAATGAGATGATGGAGCAGCTTGAAAAGTCACTGCTTCGGTAGACCTTTAGCAGTTCCGCGGCTTTCTcctgaaaaagaagaagaatgaagTTGTATCACCACGTCTCGCGCCGAAATAGGAAACCACCCAGCGCAGCTGCGTCTTAAAACAAATCTGACTGTGCAGTAGATGCAGTGCCCTTATGAAAGTATTCCCAACccttttcttgaaaaaaaaaaaccccaaaacaactCAATTTTATTAGCAATTTATGCAAGAGAtcaacacacaacaaaaaaatgtcatgcATTTGTATCCAGCACATTTACTCTGAtaacccaaataaaatccaatgggAGATGGGGACacatgcatgccacacttttcagagttcttttttttctagtttgtggttgtaatgtgtcAAATTAAGCAGAAGTTAAAGCGTTATGCAAAGGACTGCATCTTCTAGCTGAAATTCAACCTATGGGAACAACAAGAGCATGGCAAACCTTTACTTGCTCGATAACAACGAAAGACTCCTCCAGAGGAACTCTGTTGCTGCCCAGAAGCGTGGAGAAGGTCCACTTGAGTGGCTTCACCAGCAGCATCCCCACACTCCAGGAAACCCACCCACAGTCCACGCTGGCGGCGAACTCAGACTCTCTTTGGATCTTCCCAcacctgagagagagagagagagttaacATGACTTGACAATAATACTGACGAGCACCGACCCGTCCACGGTTACCTGGCCATGGTCTGGATTACAGTCGAAAGGCCCAGCGgtgttttctctttcctttggAAGGTTTTGTTGAGGTCCTGTAGGTTGACAATCACGGAGCCGCGCCGCCTGCAGCTCCGCATGATGAGAGCTGTCCAGAAGTCCATCTTACTGTCCCAGTCCGTGGTGTTCACGTCCCGGTTCTCCTTGAACTCGGAGAACATAAAGTTCATCCGCTCGTCGTCGTTCCACTCGGGTGGCAGGCTCATTTCCGACGTGCCAGACATTTTATAAAGCCCACACTGAAAAGGTTCTGGTTCGCCACTTAAACCAGCTCGTCACGGTAACTTGGTTGCGAGGATCGCTGGGTTAACACTGGCAACAGTGAACTCGAGAGAGAAGGCTAGTATTAGCAGCTAATGCTAGATAGCATGTAGGTTCACACATCTTTTGTCGAAGAAAATTACAGCTCCGGTGATCAAAATCAACTGTCAGAGACTTTCACTTCGCCACGGTGTTGTAAACTCATGCTAACACTGAGCTAGCTTTTatatatcaacaaaaaaaaaatgattgtgtgtgtttattattCACGCCAAGACGGGGAAGCGGCGGCTTTCCCTCTGCTCTGGGTGGGCGGTAACACCAGGTTACCGCCCACCAGAGATGCGCTGTAGAGAAAAGAAAGCGCACCCAGCATTTTGCTCAGGAACTTcacagttgcaacatttgtacGCAAGAAGTCCTCATGTGTTTTTTCTCGGAAAAAAACATGAGGGCCTGAAAACTGTGGAAGCATAGAGCTACCACCCCACCAAAGGAATAATATAGAGCTATGTTAcataataatattgtttttgtgacaGTTTACAAGAGGTGCGTAGTAACTAGTTGCATTCACTCGAGAAACTGTTTGGGGAAGATGTTGCGGAGTTGAATTTCTACACCATACGTTTAATCTTTTCTTACGTAGTGTTATTATGAATTATCACTACTATTACTTTATTTCTGGATACTCTTATCAactgagtaacttcactgaatgaagaacaaacatctTTTAGTCAAAAACGTACCAGACATAGAGACACATcagtttatgttaaaatgaaGCAGCTTGTTTGCACCCAAGATTCATTGTTCTAATATTGTTTTCTATCTTTTGAACCTATTGTGCCGTTTGGAGGTCAAGAAGATACAGTGAAGATATTAATTTCAATTGGAAGTACTTTACCCTGGTCTACATCACCTACTACAGATATCTGTTTCATATGTTTTatagtgaaaaagaaaatatgtgtttCTTGCCTGACTTTGTTATCCGGCAATTAtcgtatttatgttttcttattttgcacattaatcttttaaataccagaaaTTGCACATATATCATCAGGTAGatgatatttttcattttttcatctacctggtgacattttttaatatcaaaatacATATTCTGATCAATTACTCAATACTCAAATAACCTTAATTTCTTGAactgctactttttacttttccttgAGTAATATTATACTGAATCAGGGACCTTATaacttgagtacaatttctggGTATTTTCCCCATTCTACCACAAGATGGCACTGTTTCCTTTTGCTGCTGTtccataaaaaatattcactaatCAAATACAGTTATATTCAGAAATACTAAAGTAATACCAGAAGGCAATTGAATGTTCTTGTAACTTATACAATTTTCTTCAATGAGTTGTGCATATTGATGGCCGTGGGCAGGAtcgatctcctgtagcagtctgtatcaGAGCAGGCTgaaagaagcctctgactaaagGCACTGCCATGCATTTATTTGACCTTTCTTTTCTAGAAATCAGTTGCGTTATAAGCAACAGACCTAagattatgtatttatttaaatgataatATTTGATCTTACTAATAGGGCCAAAAAGAATACCACTCATaagttcaaaaataattttaattcaaaaatgtatcccaaagggaaattaaatgctgttgTAACTCATactaattcaaattcttcagagtTACATAGATAGTGATGGCAGGaaagattttgtgtaaaaagtctgtattacagtgaatttTAAGAAGTTTCTGACTGAAAAGGGAGAAACAATACTTTCTACCAttacatgtaaaatatattttgaccTCTACATTATGTTATGATTATACCGAGAgacataaaatttatttaacttaattttttttttatttgtgtcgcCATTATTGTATCTTACTAATCCTTGATCATGGCAGAACAAGTCCAGCTACAGTACAGACTGTCTCCTTACCCTCTGCACAAAATCTTAATCATAGCTGCTACATTATGGGCTCCTCTCACTCGCTGCATGAAATTTTGGAACAGCAGCATTGAAGGCAGCAgtacaaactgttaaaatgctGAATGGCTGCTAAGATTTTACACTTTGCTAAAATTCTTACACCAATCTCATTTTATTGTGGACATTGCATTGGCATTACAATGAATGgtgacaaaatgttgatttgatttgaacaaGCATTTAGTcagaaacatatttatgttgatgatatatatatacatatgggtatgaaacaaagtgttttaagtgttttaggGTTAGCTTGTTTTATACACAGTGTCGTGCAAAAGGGTTTTCAGTTCACCCTATACCGTACAAAACATAGTTTTCCTCTCAGTAATTCAACTTCCAGTGTGGTCTTTCAAACAATTCTGAAAATGTACATGCATGTTATTTAGATATTAGTTAAATACAACACaaggaataaaaacaatggCCTAgccataatttcttttaaatagaaCAGTGATTCAACAGTTCCACAACTCTAATGTTGACATATCTcaattagattttaaacaatAGTGCAAAAGATCATAAACAATCATGTAATTAGTTGACTTACTCAAAACCTCAGAGGAAACAGCACTTTCAGTTACATGGCTTCGACATTTTTGCAGTCTTATTGgcacattttaaactgaaggTAGGTGAACACCTCCTGCTGCTCATTTGGCACTGAGATCCACCACCAGGTGCTGGTAGGCCAGGGTGTTGCCTTTGAAGCTGGCGGCCAGTAGAATGTCCTTGTTGTCGACGGACACCAGGCTGAAGCCCCTCGGGGCCCTCATGTTGAGCTCCTGGAAGGGCTGGAAGCGCTGGGTGAGGTCGTCCCACAGGTACACTCTGGAGAAGGAGAAGTCACTGCCCAGGATGAGGTACTGGCGAGGCCCCACCGTGAAGGGATACACCGCCATCGACCCCCGAGAGGGCAGAGTCTGGATCTCCACAAAGCGCTGCCCCTCCCAGCGCAGGATCTTGGAGTCGCCAATGAAGCGCGTGAGGCAGAGGTAGAGGACCTTCCTCACCCAGAAGTGCTTGACCATCTGCACGTCTGCGAGCTCCGTGATTATGGAATGGAAAGCGAACTGCTTCTGGTTCCGGTTCCACTGGTAGACCACGGGAGGCTGGGAGGCGCTGGACAGGATAAGGTGAGGCTTCCCGCCAACGTCTATGAACTCCACGTGAGTGTCCCGGTGCCAAGGATGGAGGGACTGATGGGAGTAGAACCCATTGCTGTTCCAGCGATAGATACTGGTGGAGCCTGCCTTGGAGCTGTCCGCCACAACAAAATACCACTCATCGTCCAGCAGGAAGGTGTCCACAAAGTTTGGTTTCCTCACCCGGTTGGTGTCGATGTCTTGGATCTTTATAAAGCGCTGCGGTCCCTCCTCCCACCTGCGTTCACACAGAGGCTGTCAGGGGATTTCCCAGAGTTCAGAGTTCAGTTTTCTCTAATGGAAAAACAATATCTGCTCCACTGTCTTTCCAAAAATATCAACTTAACAGTTTTTACAAGAGGACCTTTCTTCAAATTCGACCTCAACCCATCCATTTACTATAGCTGCGAAATCCCTATCTGGTCATTGGCCTGGGATCTATCTCCATCAGTCATTGGGTGAGAGGTGTGTATGCTAAGCTAACTCACActaacacagagacaaacaggagaaacaacaatacacacactcacaaaccTAAGGGCAATTAACTAGTTGACTTCTAGCAAAGAGTTAGAATTAAACTTGAACTTCTCGACAAATTTaatcatgttacaaccacaaacttcaatttatATTATTGGAATTGAATGGAATAAACTAGTGcaaagtagattaaaaaaagtatacgtgattttaaattttttaaagaaggaaACCATTAAATATTTGCCACTGAGCTGTTACTTTCAGTTGCACTCACTAGCTAAATATGAAGCTGAACTGCAGGCCTTACTTGTATATGTGAGATCCACCAAAAAGTTGAGCCACAACCATGTAAAGAGTGTTGTTTATCACAACAGGTTTGCAGTACACAGCCGAGCGAGCTTCAGGAGAAAGAGGGAAGCCGAAGGAATaaagttttcattatttacagaGTGCAATGTATCGGTTTTTATTATCACAACCAGAAACTTACAAGTGATGTTGTGAAATCTTCTGAAGATCATCTCCACATGATCCCATATGTACAGGGTACAGAATCCAGAATCGGGCTGAGCAAAGGCCACAAACTGATCTCCATTGAACTCATAGGACTCCGCTGACACTGAGTGGAAAGGGAAGGTTTCATACACAGCGAAGTCTGTTGGATGAGAAATCAGAGTGAGAACACCAATGAAACTACACCATGACCTTCAGCAGACAGattgactaaaataaaacaaaaaaaacctgctgtGATGCAGTTGAAATCTCGTGGAGTGAGATCTCGGATTCTGCGACCCTGAAACTCAAAGGGGCTGGCGCAGTAGATGGCTGGAACTGAAGTGTTGGTCTTCTCCATCCAGTCGACCAGCCACTTGATCTTACAGTCGCAGCGGAACGAGTTCCCACGCAGGTCTCTGAatcataaagatgaaaaaaaaacaaacatatctaTATATCTTTTTAGATCTCACACACAAATCATCTGAACAACCTTTTTTCAGTGATCATCCTTCAACAGTTCCTCATACACTCTAgctataaaatgttaaacttcaGAGAAACTGAGCTACTGACTGTTCTGCTTAAAGAGTTCAGGATAATATTGCAAACTTACAAATCTGTGAGGATGTCTAGATGTTTGAAGAGATCTCTgggcagctgctgcaggttgttgtttGAGAGGGATCTGCAAAGTGAGAGTTGTCCGTAATATGGATCCATACTGATCATCTGTCCAGTTCGAAATGCGTAGATGTACATCAGAgatgcaaaaaacaaatcaactggCAACAGGAATCTGAAAAGATTCTCAGCTAAATGCTAACATGTTGCACAAACGACAATAGTCTTAGGTGTGGATGCTGTTACTGAAGGAGGAAGGTGCTGAATTGGCTACGAATGAGTTGGTTCTACATTTTTTGTTGGGAAAGTACACTGATGTTTCTTAGTAATGCTAATCATGCTAACCTTCATGCTAACATTTAGCATTTCTGCTAAATGCTAACAAAAGATGCTAAAGATGGTTCAAATGTAAACTCTAAATCATGTCTTTAAATTAGATGAGTAAAATCTTATTTCAGAGCAACTCCTTTCTAGTTGCTGACTCTCATGCTTTCTGGAGAGAGTTTCACTCTCTCCCTCTGCCCAGACAAATATCACTGCAAATGCAGAAAGTGCTTGTATGAAACAAGAGCATTATTTTTCACTGCCCTCCTTCTGAATATTCATTCTAAACCCATTCACGGTCTCTCTTTTGGTGTGCAGCTTTCCTCACTTATAGGAaataaacttatattttacatacTATGCACATTGCCTTAGCTAAGTAATTTCTTGTAATGATTTTCGCCTGATGGCTGTTTTGCACATGGAAAGTTTTAAGTTCTTTAACTTGAGATTGAGGTCAAAATGATTAgtcattttgtgttaaatttctGATATCAGTCTTTTAAATGTATCCATAAACCGTCAACTGTACCACATGTACTGCTGTGTTCAAGGCAAAGCTTACTTAAATAGAGCTGAATTACAAAACTTTGCAACATTCAAAGCTTTCAAAGAAGCAATGATGAGAAATCGGTCACAAATATttgatcagtgcatctctaaaGCAAATAGCTTAGGTTTagacatttcaaagtaaaagattCGTCTCCACACCCTAAAATACTCACAGATGAGTGAGAGACTTGAGTCCTCTGAAGGTATACTTGGACAGGTCCTGGATGTCATTATTCTCAATGAATCTGTGATGGGAACAAATCAATCACATTAAGATAACCTTCTGTTATCTTGTCTGCATTGCAGAAAGTCACCCTTGTTGGCTCGGTCAATGTCTGTGTTCAGTACAGCAaaaatctgtcagaaacaaGTAAAAGATTTCAGCTACGTTTCCTTCTGCTTAAAAATCCGATTTAGAGTCAAATATTAATACGGAGTCTACTTTTGACAGATGAGAATCTCACTTCAAGTCTAAAATGACACACAAAGTCATTCAAGTTCTGCAAATGGATTGTCAGCATCATTTGATCCTGTTCTGTCTTTGCTTTGTCGATACATAGTTAAGGGCCAAACTCTCTGGAGGTGTCTGGAAATAACTCAATGACTTTATCAGCATCCTTAGCAGGCAGGCCGCAGTGAGGATCAGGTCTGCAAGCTGGTCTGCAGTCAAGCCCACTCAGCCAGCAGCCTGCCCACTCCAAGCCATCACCTAATGACTTTCTAAAGCACATCAATTCACAGGATGGCAtattcagcttctttttttttttacactgcagAGGCTAAGTGCTAGCTGTCAgagaaggatttatttttaatttcacttctGGCTCTGTATTTTAGCACTGCAGAGCTTCTCTGCTCAGATCTGACTGTGGATGTTAAATTTACCGTCCGTGGCAAAGATACAGCGATGAActctgcagaaaataaaagcactgcGGGACTCCACGGCAGTAACACAAGATCAGTCTGTGCAACCTTATGTAACTTTCACAGTATAGAGATGGTCTAAATATAGAGCAGAGTTGTTAACTAAAACACAACACAAGAATGGCGTACACTGAAATTACTCTGCATTTTAGCTCAGGAATGCCCGGCCTTTGCTTGACCACTTCGGCCAGTAATAACGCTTGATCAAGATACTGCAAGTTGCCGAGGTCAACCAGGAGAATTCACTGAATATATCCTCGGTTGTTTGCACATAAATGGCACTCTGGGCAAGCACCCAAGTAATTACAATACAGTAAATTAGCTGAGTGTTTTGGAGCTGGATGGAATATAGTGTGGTTCCATAAAAAATAAGTCAGTctatgctcagcagcaaacatggagtACCAGCTTCCATATTTGGAAGCAATTCAAAAAAGAACATGTCAAGCCACCACAACCGATGGTGAAGTCATACCTTCGTAAACTGCCCCTATTTCTAATGCCACCCTGGGAAATTGCCCAAATAGTCAATATAAAAGATATTATCATATATAAgtataaagaaaatgtaatattgCTATTAATGCTTCATATTTAAAAGTAGGCAGTGATAGTTGGACATTTGCTAAAGATGAAAAACACTGTGGATTCAGCGACACTCACAAATACTGCAGGTGGGACAGACCAGCAAAAGCATCGTCGGCAATCATGGTGAAGGTGTTGGAGTTCAAGAGCCTGTTGAAAGCAGAACATCCAGTAAAATTTGCTGCACTTTTTAAACGTATTCGTAACCGTTGAGCTTTTTACCATTGTCACAATCTGACTACAAAACATTCTATCTTAcgtaacagaccaacacaaagtagtgcatgaatgtataaatatgtttaaatgtgaagtggaaaacAGATTAAGGTTAATCAAATTAGATGGTGAGTGACTGCAAACCAAACTGAGTCTCTATTgcactaaaaatatttgtaaaaataacaataatgctgatatttttccaagttcatttgtaaaaacaaaaaataaagaaaattttttgaaaaaaagctGGAAATCATGTATCATTCTTAAAACTCTTCTTAACTTCAAATCATGCTGGTCTATTATTTAAAATCCTAATAGAGTCCATTTAAAACTTGTAAAATGACAcaaagtggaaaaagttttgataCATTCAGGATCTCCCATAAACACACAGATCTGCATGCCGCCGCATATAAACACACACTCCTGACTGCATCTGAGGAGACAAGCCTTGCCTTTGTGTGGCAAAGCTGCACTGAAGGGAGTCAGTCATTGGCAAAGACACTGATACTGAGCCACTTTACCCTTATTACTGCTATGTCACCACTGCTTTCAATAAGCATTCATCTGGAGTAGAGTGGCTCAAGTCGCCTCATTGTTGCTGCTCAACAACATCGTGTCTTGTCTCCATGCATACCTGTGACACGGAGGCGCTTTTGAACAACAGGCCTCGTTAAACTGACTGTGTGGTGTCTGTTTGTGTTAACAGTGTCGTGTTCTGCGGCTCACAGGAACTGCAGCAGGTGTAGGTGCGAGAAAGCTCCCTCTGGGATCGTCGTGAAGGCCGCGTTCACCATCGTCCTGTTCAGACAGGAAACCGTCATCAGATCCCATCCAGATGGGTTTTAGGTGAGCAATGATAAAACATCACAGCAGGTATATAATATAACATCTTCCTCTCACTGGCAGCCCAGTCATTTTCATTCCATCTAAGGCAAGAGTCTATATTTTTGCCCCCAGTTCCTCTAAataacttcacaaaatgtaatgtttgttactggctTCACAATTAGtgactgtttttatgttttcatgatgtaaagcactttgaactgaaTTGTTGCTGGAATGTGCTGTAGGAGTCAACTTGATtgattgtttaaataaaactgatttagaGCCACTAATGTTACCTgaacttaaaaaacacaaacaaag is a window of Xiphophorus hellerii strain 12219 chromosome 12, Xiphophorus_hellerii-4.1, whole genome shotgun sequence DNA encoding:
- the chmp7 gene encoding charged multivesicular body protein 7 isoform X1; amino-acid sequence: MSGTSEMSLPPEWNDDERMNFMFSEFKENRDVNTTDWDSKMDFWTALIMRSCRRRGSVIVNLQDLNKTFQRKEKTPLGLSTVIQTMARCGKIQRESEFAASVDCGWVSWSVGMLLVKPLKWTFSTLLGSNRVPLEESFVVIEQVKEKAAELLKVYRSSDFSSCSIISFQELYTLASNICADESTLCMALLQLQKDKLVIVSLHEGEKIVKFCQPGQDRVSPVSDVDIGIYQLQRSEKLLEERVQKLSLEADRCKEEARILLRDGKKTQALRCLRGRKRVEKRADSLFAKLETIRGILERIAQSQTDKMVMQAYQAGVSALRMSLKDVTVERAESLVDQIQELCDTQDEVNQTISSGVTAAVDEDMDELEKELKALLDESEPDVNTSGLPAVPTNRLGPAGEQILSPLPDVPRGHLHVTADVLEEELNRLTLSETGSPQRKATSPERRAEAAQ
- the chmp7 gene encoding charged multivesicular body protein 7 isoform X2; translation: MSGTSEMSLPPEWNDDERMNFMFSEFKENRDVNTTDWDSKMDFWTALIMRSCRRRGSVIVNLQDLNKTFQRKEKTPLGLSTVIQTMARCGKIQRESEFAASVDCGWVSWSVGMLLVKPLKWTFSTLLGSNRVPLEESFVVIEQVKEKAAELLKVYRSSDFSSCSIISFQELYTLASNICADESTLCMALLQLQKDKLVIVSLHEGEKIVKFCQPGQDRVSPVSDVDIGIYQLQRSEKLLEERVQKLSLEADRCKEEARILLRDGKKTQALRCLRGRKRVEKRADSLFAKLETIRGILERIAQSQTDKMVMQAYQAGVSALRMSLKDVTVERAESLVDQIQELCDTQDEVNQTISSGVTAADEDMDELEKELKALLDESEPDVNTSGLPAVPTNRLGPAGEQILSPLPDVPRGHLHVTADVLEEELNRLTLSETGSPQRKATSPERRAEAAQ
- the lgi3 gene encoding leucine-rich repeat LGI family member 3; protein product: MLPELGSRWLRLMFVSVVCLCLCLPGESYTKKAPKVPRCPATCSCTKDSAFCVDTKAIPKSFPPGIISLTMVNAAFTTIPEGAFSHLHLLQFLLLNSNTFTMIADDAFAGLSHLQYLFIENNDIQDLSKYTFRGLKSLTHLSLSNNNLQQLPRDLFKHLDILTDLDLRGNSFRCDCKIKWLVDWMEKTNTSVPAIYCASPFEFQGRRIRDLTPRDFNCITADFAVYETFPFHSVSAESYEFNGDQFVAFAQPDSGFCTLYIWDHVEMIFRRFHNITSRSAVYCKPVVINNTLYMVVAQLFGGSHIYKWEEGPQRFIKIQDIDTNRVRKPNFVDTFLLDDEWYFVVADSSKAGSTSIYRWNSNGFYSHQSLHPWHRDTHVEFIDVGGKPHLILSSASQPPVVYQWNRNQKQFAFHSIITELADVQMVKHFWVRKVLYLCLTRFIGDSKILRWEGQRFVEIQTLPSRGSMAVYPFTVGPRQYLILGSDFSFSRVYLWDDLTQRFQPFQELNMRAPRGFSLVSVDNKDILLAASFKGNTLAYQHLVVDLSAK